The Lactuca sativa cultivar Salinas chromosome 2, Lsat_Salinas_v11, whole genome shotgun sequence genome includes a window with the following:
- the LOC111899875 gene encoding 4-hydroxy-3-methylbut-2-en-1-yl diphosphate synthase (ferredoxin), chloroplastic, whose translation MATGFAPASFTSLKNRDNGLGFAKASDFVKVSDLKRVKFQRTKITVIKNSNPGSDIAELRPASEGSPLLVPVQKYCESTHKTIRRKTCTVMVGDVALGSEHPIRIQTMTTTDTKDVAATVEQVMQIADRGADIVRITVQGKREADACFEIKNTLVQKNYNIPLVADIHFAPSVALRVAECFDKIRVNPGNFADRRAQFEKLEYTEEDYQQELEHIEKVFVPLVEKCKKYGRAMRIGTNHGSLSDRIMSYYGDSPRGMVESAFEFARICRKLDYHNFVFSMKASNPVIMVQAYRLLVAEMYVQGWDYPLHLGVTEAGEGEDGRMKSAIGIGTLLQDGLGDTIRVSLTEPPEEEIDPCRKLANLGMKAAQIQQGVAPFEEKNRRYFDFQRRTGDLPVQKEGEEVDYRGALHRDGSVLMSVTLDQLKTPELFYRSLATKLVLGMPFKDLATVDSILLRELPPADDKDARLALKRLIDVSMGVITPLSEQLTKPLPNAMVVVNLKELSTGAHKLLQEGTRLVVSVRGDEAYEELEVLKTSDATMILHDLPYTEEKTGRVHAARRLFEYLSENSLNFPVLHHIQFPKGIPRDDLVISAGANAGALLVDGLGDGILLEAPDQDFEFLRNTSFNLLQGCRMRNTKTEYVSCPSCGRTLFDLQVISAEIREKTSHLPGVSIAIMGCIVNGPGEMADADFGYVGGAPGKIDLYVGKTVVKRAIAMENATEALIQLIKEHGRWVDPPVEE comes from the exons ATGGCTACTGGATTCGCTCCAGCTTCCTTTACAAGTTTAAAGAACAGAGACAATGGGTTGGGGTTTGCAAAAGCTTCGGATTTTGTCAAAGTTTCAGACCTTAAGAGAGTTAAGTTTCAGAGAACCAAGATAACAGTGATAAAAAACTCAAACCCAGGTTCAGATATTGCAGAACTCCGACCTGCTTCTGAAGGAAGCCCTCTATTAG TCCCTGTTCAGAAGTATTGTGAATCCACTCACAAAACTATCAGGAGAAAAACCTGCACTGTTATGGTTGGAGATGTTGCTCTTGGTAGTGAACACCCCATAAGAATTCAAACAATGACCACAACTGATACTAAGGATGTGGCTGCAACTGTGGAACAG GTGATGCAAATAGCTGATAGAGGAGCTGATATTGTTCGCATAACTGTACAAGGGAAAAGAGAGGCAGATGCATGTTTTGAAATCAAAAATACCCTTGTCCAAAAGAA TTACAACATACCTCTAGTGGCAGACATTCATTTTGCTCCTTCAGTTGCACTCAGGGTTGCtgaatgctttgataaaattCGTGTCAACCCCGGAAACTTTG CTGATCGAAGGGCTCAGTTTGAGAAGTTGGAGTATACAGAGGAAGATTATCAACAAGAACTTGAACATATTGAGAAGGTTTTTGTTCCATTGGTTGAAAAATGCAAGAAATATGGAAGGGCAATGCGTATAGGAACAAACCATGGGAGTCTTTCAGATCGTATCATGAGCTACTATGGTGATTCTCCTAGAGGAATG GTTGAGTCTGCATTTGAGTTTGCAAGAATCTGTAGGAAGTTAGACTACCATAACTTTGTGTTTTCAATGAAAGCAAGCAACCCAGTGATTATGGTGCAAGCATATAGGCTTCTTGTAGCTGAAATGTATGTTCAGGGGTGGGATTATCCTTTGCATTTGGGAGTTACTGAAGCTGGTGAGGGTGAAGATGGACGTATGAAATCTGCAATTGGCATTGGGACTCTTCTTCAG GATGGGCTTGGTGATACCATTAGGGTTTCCCTTACAGAACCACCAGAGGAAGAAATAGATCCATGTAGAAAATTGGCAAATCTTGGTATGAAAGCAGCTCAAATTCAACAAGGAGTG GCACCATTTGAAGAGAAGAACAGACGTTATTTTGATTTTCAAAGGAGAACTGGTGATTTGCCTGTGCAGAAGGAG GGTGAAGAGGTAGATTATAGAGGTGCACTCCATCGTGATGGATCTGTTCTCATGTCTGTTACACTTGATCAGTTAAAG ACACCAGAACTGTTCTATAGATCATTAGCAACGAAACTTGTTCTTGGTATGCCATTTAAGGATCTTGCAACTGTAGATTCTATCTTGTTGAGGGAGCTTCCACCTGCAGACGATAAAGATGCT CGGCTAGCTCTTAAGAGGTTGATTGATGTAAGTATGGGAGTAATAACTCCTTTATCAGAACAATTAACAAAGCCTCTACCCAATGCCATGGTTGTAGTAAATCTGAAGGAGTTATCAACTGGAGCTCATAAACTTTTACAAGAAG GCACACGTTTGGTGGTGAGTGTACGTGGTGATGAGGCTTATGAAGAATTAGAAGTTTTAAAGACAAGTGATGCTACAATGATTCTTCATGATCTTCCATACACTGAAGAAAAAACTGGCAGAGTACATGCTGCTAGGAg GCTATTTGAGTATCTCTCGGAGAACTCACTGAATTTCCCTGTTCTTCACCACATACAGTTTCCAAAGGGAATTCCCAG GGACGATTTGGTAATTAGTGCGGGTGCGAATGCTGGTGCTCTTTTAGTTGATGGACTTGGAGATGGTATTTTACTAGAAGCTCCTGACCAGGACTTTGAGTTTTTGAGGAACACGTCTTTTAATTTGTTACAAGGATGCAGGATGCGCAACACGAAGACG GAGTATGTGTCGTGTCCGTCTTGTGGTAGAACGTTATTTGATCTTCAAGTGATAAGTGCAGAAATTAGAGAAAAAACATCTCATTTGCCTGGTGTTTCG ATTGCGATAATGGGTTGCATAGTGAATGGACCAGGGGAGATGGCGGATGCAGATTTTGGATATGTTGGTGGTGCTCCTGGAAAGATTGATCTTTATGTTGGAaag ACGGTGGTAAAACGGGCAATTGCAATGGAGAATGCAACAGAGGCGTTGATCCAGCTAATTAAAGAGCATGGACGTTGGGTTGATCCTCCCGTTGAAGAGTAA